The genome window AGTATTAAATCCAAAATCCACAAAATTCTGAAGAAATTAAAAATGCTTAGCGATTAAACAAAATTTACCATCAGCGGTAAGTTTACAATTTCATCTCTTAAGGAATTCGATGTTTCTTACCTTATGGGGATCAATTTTCTCAATGAACCTTGCTTCTTTTTCCGTAGGTAGTTTTGTTACTTTCAGATTTTCTGGAATCATTAAATTGAATCCTGTATTTTCTATTACCTCTTTTAATTCTACACCGGGATGAATAGATTCTATCCTCATTTTCTTTGTTTCTTCATCGAAATCCAAAACGCACAGATTTGTTATCACCTTTCTTGGCCCACCGTCTAATCTCTTTATTTTTCTCGCTTGTTCCCCCTTTAAATATCCCTGTCCCGTGATAAAATCCAATTTTTCTACAAAAACCCTTCTGTTATGGTTTGGTATCCATATAATTGTGGGAATAATCGCACAGAGATGGGCAGTTGCCGCTCCACCGGGGAGTCTTACCTTTGGTTTTTTGTAGTCTCCAATAACGCTTAAATTCGTGTTTCCATATCTGTCTATCT of Deltaproteobacteria bacterium contains these proteins:
- a CDS encoding CoA-transferase — its product is MMVSIAELMITCMAREIADGNMVLQGLYSPMPMIACLLAKNFHAPNMVYFNTADTIDPEPDFVPFSTAGPKLEERAVAYIPLSDVFDLAQRKKIDLIFLGAAQIDRYGNTNLSVIGDYKKPKVRLPGGAATAHLCAIIPTIIWIPNHNRRVFVEKLDFITGQGYLKGEQARKIKRLDGGPRKVITNLCVLDFDEETKKMRIESIHPGVELKEVIENTGFNLMIPENLKVTKLPTEKEARFIEKIDPHKVRNIEFLKR